Proteins from a single region of Terriglobia bacterium:
- a CDS encoding HypC/HybG/HupF family hydrogenase formation chaperone: MCLAIPMELVERSELEGDVELSGVRRKVSLMLLPEAEVGDFLLVHAGYAIGRVNAEEARETMDLLLELARAAGDAP, translated from the coding sequence ATGTGTCTCGCGATACCGATGGAGCTGGTCGAGCGGAGCGAGCTCGAGGGGGACGTCGAGCTGAGCGGGGTGCGCCGGAAGGTCTCGCTCATGCTCCTCCCCGAGGCGGAGGTCGGAGATTTCCTGCTCGTCCACGCGGGGTACGCGATCGGGAGGGTCAACGCCGAGGAGGCTCGCGAGACGATGGACCTGCTCCTGGAGCTGGCCCGGGCGGCGGGGGACGCGCCGTGA
- a CDS encoding hydrogenase formation protein HypD — translation MEVCGTHTHAIAAAGLRRMLPPQVRLISGPGCPVCVTPVDYLDRAEALAALPGTIVCTFGDLVRVPSSHGSLERARARGARIRVVYSPRDAL, via the coding sequence ATGGAGGTGTGCGGCACGCATACCCACGCGATCGCAGCCGCGGGGCTGCGGCGCATGCTCCCGCCGCAGGTCCGGCTGATCTCGGGCCCGGGTTGCCCGGTGTGCGTCACCCCGGTGGACTACCTGGACCGGGCGGAGGCGCTCGCCGCGCTCCCGGGGACGATCGTGTGCACGTTCGGCGATCTCGTGCGCGTACCGTCGAGCCACGGCAGCCTCGAGCGGGCCCGGGCGCGAGGGGCGCGGATCCGGGTGGTCTACTCGCCTCGCGACGCCCTGGA